The Larus michahellis chromosome 12, bLarMic1.1, whole genome shotgun sequence genome contains a region encoding:
- the SOX18 gene encoding transcription factor SOX-18 — protein MNISESNYCREEISQPRGDCSWVTAAVPAAEPGLAFPRPPGAASPASRTPSPEPGFAFGPGPGGAAPGAAPGAAPSRSPSPEPGYGYSPPAGRAEGKAGEDSRIRRPMNAFMVWAKDERKRLAQQNPDLHNAVLSKMLGQSWKALSASDKRPFVEEAERLRIQHLQDHPNYKYRPRRKKQAKKIKRMEPNILLHNLSQPCSDNFSMSHHGGSQPGHPQPPPLNHFRELHSMGSDIENYGLPTPEMSPLDVLEQTEPAFFPPHMQDDCNMMPFRGYHHHHQMEFPQEKCMGRDVAVPYAQTPSHLADAMRTPHPSSIYYNQMCSGTQNGLSAHLGQLSPPPEAHHMESVDHLNQTELWTDVDRNEFDQYLNMSRTRPEASGLPYHVSLSKVTPRSISCEESSLISALSDASSAVYYSPCITG, from the exons ATGAATATATCTGAGTCTAACTACTGCCGAGAGGAGATATCGCAACCCCGGGGCGACTGTTCATGGGTCACCGCCGCCGTGCCGGCCGCTGAGCCCGGGCTCGCCTTCCCGCGCCCCCCGGGAGCCGCCTCCCCCGCCAGCCGCACGCCCAGCCCCGAGCCCGGCTTCGCCttcggccccggccccggcggcgcggcccccgGCGCGGCCCCCGGCGCGGCCCCCAGCCGCTCGCCCAGCCCCGAGCCGGGCTATGGATACAGCCCCCCGGCCGGCCGCGCCGAGGGCAAGGCTGGCGAGGACTCCCGCATCCGCCGGCCCATGAACGCCTTCATGGTCTGGGCGAAGGATGAGCGCAAGCGGCTGGCGCAGCAGAACCCCGACCTGCAcaacgccgtgctcagcaagaTGCTGG GCCAGTCATGGAAGGCGCTGAGCGCCAGTGACAAGCGTCCCTTTGTGGAAGAGGCAGAGCGGCTGCGAATCCAGCATCTCCAGGATCACCCCAACTACAAGTACCGCCCAAGGAGAAAGAAGCAAGCCAAGAAAATCAAGAGGATGGAACCCAATATCCTCCTGCATAACCTTTCCCAGCCTTGCAGTGACAACTTCAGCATGAGTCACCATGGCGGCAGCCAGCCGggccacccccagcctcccccactTAACCACTTCAGAGAACTCCACTCCATGGGGTCGGATATTGAAAACTATGGCTTGCCAACTCCTGAGATGTCTCCCTTGGATGTCTTGGAACAGACCGAGCCGGCGTTTTTCCCTCCGCACATGCAGGATGACTGCAACATGATGCCCTTTCGCGGctaccaccaccatcaccagaTGGAGTTTCCCCAGGAGAAGTGCATGGGGCGGGACGTGGCAGTGCCCTACGCGCAGACCCCCTCGCACTTGGCCGACGCCATGAGgactccccatccctccagcataTACTACAACCAGATGTGCTCGGGAACTCAGAACGGGCTTTCCGCCCACCTGGGCCAGCTCTCGCCCCCACCCGAAGCCCACCACATGGAGAGCGTGGATCACTTGAACCAAACCGAGCTGTGGACAGACGTTGACCGCAACGAGTTTGACCAGTATTTGAACATGAGCAGGACTCGTCCCGAAGCCTCGGGACTCCCTTACCATGTCTCCCTGTCCAAAGTGACTCCTAGAAGCATCTCCTGCGAGGAGAGCAGCTTGATATCCGCCTTGTCCGATGCCAGCAGCGCTGTTTACTATAGCCCCTGCATCACCGGTTAG
- the TCEA2 gene encoding transcription elongation factor A protein 2 isoform X2 codes for MGGEEEIVRIARRLDKMVAKKSADGAMDLLKELKSMPMTLDLLQSTRIGMSVNALRKQSTDEEVIALAKSLIKSWKKLLDASEEKSEEKKKSLSLPTSSSKETGNSRDQSSNKRQEPPKTPTTPKITTFPPAPVTCDAVRNKCREMLTTALQADDDYISIGADCEHIAAQIEECIYQDVKNTDMKYKNRVRSRISNLKDSKNPELKKNVLCGVITPEQIAVMTSEEMASNELKEIRKAMTKEAIREHQMAKTGGTQTDLFTCGKCKKKNCTYTQVQTRSSDEPMTTFVVCNECGNRWKFC; via the exons ATGGGCGGGGAGGAGGAGATCGTGCGCATCGCCAGGCGGCTGGACAAAATGGTGGCCAAGAAGAGCGCG gatggtGCAATGGATTtactgaaagaactgaaaagtatGCCTATGACTTTGGACTTATTGCAG TCCACCCGCATCGGGATGTCAGTAAATGCACTGAGAAAGCAGAGCACAGACGAAGAAGTGATAGCGCTTGCCAAATCCCTCATCAAATCTTGGAAAAAACTTCTAG ATGcttctgaggaaaaaagtgaagagaaaaagaaaagcctgtccTTGCCAACATCTTCCTCGAAGGAGACTGGTAACTCAAGAGACCAAAG CTCCAACAAAAGGCAGGAGCCTCCGAAGACTCCGACCACTCCCAAAATCACCACCTTCCCTCCGGCGCCCGTCACCTGCGATGCAGTCCGCaacaaatgcagagaaatgctgaCAACAGCTCTACAGGCTGATG ACGACTATATTTCCATTGGCGCCGACTGTGAGCACATAGCAGCCCAGATTGAAGAAT GCATATACCAAGATGTCAAGAACACCGACATGAAATACAAAAACCGAGTGAGGAGCCGCATCTCGAATCTGAAGGACTCCAAAAATCCTGAGCTGAAAAAGAACGTGCTATGTGGGGTGATTACCCCCGAGCAGATCGCGGTGATGACCTCGGAG gaaatggCCAGTAACGAGCTGAAGGAGATCAGAAAAGCCATGACGAAAGAAGCAATCCGGGAGCATCAGATGGCCAAGACAGGAGGGACGCAGACCGACCTCTTCACCTGTGGGAAATGCAAGAAGAAGAACTGTACCTACACCCAG GTGCAGACGCGCAGCTCCGATGAGCCCATGACCACCTTCGTCGTGTGCAACGAGTGTGGGAATCGCTGGAAG TTCTGCTGA
- the TCEA2 gene encoding transcription elongation factor A protein 2 isoform X3: MDLLKELKSMPMTLDLLQSTRIGMSVNALRKQSTDEEVIALAKSLIKSWKKLLDASEEKSEEKKKSLSLPTSSSKETGNSRDQSSNKRQEPPKTPTTPKITTFPPAPVTCDAVRNKCREMLTTALQADDDYISIGADCEHIAAQIEECIYQDVKNTDMKYKNRVRSRISNLKDSKNPELKKNVLCGVITPEQIAVMTSEEMASNELKEIRKAMTKEAIREHQMAKTGGTQTDLFTCGKCKKKNCTYTQVQTRSSDEPMTTFVVCNECGNRWKFC, encoded by the exons ATGGATTtactgaaagaactgaaaagtatGCCTATGACTTTGGACTTATTGCAG TCCACCCGCATCGGGATGTCAGTAAATGCACTGAGAAAGCAGAGCACAGACGAAGAAGTGATAGCGCTTGCCAAATCCCTCATCAAATCTTGGAAAAAACTTCTAG ATGcttctgaggaaaaaagtgaagagaaaaagaaaagcctgtccTTGCCAACATCTTCCTCGAAGGAGACTGGTAACTCAAGAGACCAAAG CTCCAACAAAAGGCAGGAGCCTCCGAAGACTCCGACCACTCCCAAAATCACCACCTTCCCTCCGGCGCCCGTCACCTGCGATGCAGTCCGCaacaaatgcagagaaatgctgaCAACAGCTCTACAGGCTGATG ACGACTATATTTCCATTGGCGCCGACTGTGAGCACATAGCAGCCCAGATTGAAGAAT GCATATACCAAGATGTCAAGAACACCGACATGAAATACAAAAACCGAGTGAGGAGCCGCATCTCGAATCTGAAGGACTCCAAAAATCCTGAGCTGAAAAAGAACGTGCTATGTGGGGTGATTACCCCCGAGCAGATCGCGGTGATGACCTCGGAG gaaatggCCAGTAACGAGCTGAAGGAGATCAGAAAAGCCATGACGAAAGAAGCAATCCGGGAGCATCAGATGGCCAAGACAGGAGGGACGCAGACCGACCTCTTCACCTGTGGGAAATGCAAGAAGAAGAACTGTACCTACACCCAG GTGCAGACGCGCAGCTCCGATGAGCCCATGACCACCTTCGTCGTGTGCAACGAGTGTGGGAATCGCTGGAAG TTCTGCTGA
- the TCEA2 gene encoding transcription elongation factor A protein 2 isoform X1: MGGEEEIVRIARRLDKMVAKKSADGAMDLLKELKSMPMTLDLLQSTRIGMSVNALRKQSTDEEVIALAKSLIKSWKKLLDASEEKSEEKKKSLSLPTSSSKETGNSRDQSSNKRQEPPKTPTTPKITTFPPAPVTCDAVRNKCREMLTTALQADDDYISIGADCEHIAAQIEECIYQDVKNTDMKYKNRVRSRISNLKDSKNPELKKNVLCGVITPEQIAVMTSEEMASNELKEIRKAMTKEAIREHQMAKTGGTQTDLFTCGKCKKKNCTYTQVQTRSSDEPMTTFVVCNECGNRWKVAHQGYYWH, translated from the exons ATGGGCGGGGAGGAGGAGATCGTGCGCATCGCCAGGCGGCTGGACAAAATGGTGGCCAAGAAGAGCGCG gatggtGCAATGGATTtactgaaagaactgaaaagtatGCCTATGACTTTGGACTTATTGCAG TCCACCCGCATCGGGATGTCAGTAAATGCACTGAGAAAGCAGAGCACAGACGAAGAAGTGATAGCGCTTGCCAAATCCCTCATCAAATCTTGGAAAAAACTTCTAG ATGcttctgaggaaaaaagtgaagagaaaaagaaaagcctgtccTTGCCAACATCTTCCTCGAAGGAGACTGGTAACTCAAGAGACCAAAG CTCCAACAAAAGGCAGGAGCCTCCGAAGACTCCGACCACTCCCAAAATCACCACCTTCCCTCCGGCGCCCGTCACCTGCGATGCAGTCCGCaacaaatgcagagaaatgctgaCAACAGCTCTACAGGCTGATG ACGACTATATTTCCATTGGCGCCGACTGTGAGCACATAGCAGCCCAGATTGAAGAAT GCATATACCAAGATGTCAAGAACACCGACATGAAATACAAAAACCGAGTGAGGAGCCGCATCTCGAATCTGAAGGACTCCAAAAATCCTGAGCTGAAAAAGAACGTGCTATGTGGGGTGATTACCCCCGAGCAGATCGCGGTGATGACCTCGGAG gaaatggCCAGTAACGAGCTGAAGGAGATCAGAAAAGCCATGACGAAAGAAGCAATCCGGGAGCATCAGATGGCCAAGACAGGAGGGACGCAGACCGACCTCTTCACCTGTGGGAAATGCAAGAAGAAGAACTGTACCTACACCCAG GTGCAGACGCGCAGCTCCGATGAGCCCATGACCACCTTCGTCGTGTGCAACGAGTGTGGGAATCGCTGGAAGGTAGCACACCAAGGATATTACTGGCACTGA